The Acidicapsa acidisoli genome contains a region encoding:
- a CDS encoding metal/formaldehyde-sensitive transcriptional repressor, producing MIFIYYKGVYYLHERCSLSHTSKDKKKLLSRIRRIKGQAEAIERALEAEGECEEILQLVASCRGALNGLMAELIEGHLRFHVLSPEQKPLPSQIEAADELMSVVKRYFN from the coding sequence TTGATTTTTATATACTATAAGGGAGTATATTATTTGCATGAGAGGTGCTCATTGTCACACACTTCGAAAGATAAGAAAAAACTCTTGTCCCGCATTCGTCGGATTAAGGGACAAGCCGAAGCCATTGAGCGGGCTCTTGAGGCAGAGGGAGAGTGCGAGGAAATCTTGCAACTTGTGGCATCCTGCCGCGGGGCTCTGAACGGCTTGATGGCCGAACTGATCGAGGGGCATTTGCGCTTCCATGTCCTTTCCCCCGAGCAGAAACCCCTCCCCTCACAGATTGAAGCTGCGGACGAACTGATGTCCGTAGTCAAAAGATATTTCAACTAG
- a CDS encoding TonB-dependent receptor, with the protein MSDNSMTAGWMRRLLAGSMMLLLVLTGTSFGQTPGTGAISGVVYDPSGRVIADAEVLAVNDATHLSRTVRTTSEGLFRLPLLPPGTYTATVKAPGFAEKTSRLIEVTVSETASLNLTLALPTASASVQVASGDAEVADLESSTIGGLVDRVAIEALPLSSRNYTQILGLAPGVVVDLPVATALGNGTLNVASNGATATNNNLQFNGIDANNLYENSASNAESSIVGTAIPAPDTIQEFRVQTANFDAAYGRGSGANVDLVSKSGTNEFHGSAWEFVRNNIFNANDFFSKLDGQPRADLKQNQFGASTGGPIIRDRTFFFGAYQGSTEVNGLGDEQNDVYPLLTSDRSAAGLGAQFCPAGHLDSKGQPASGYLTVAGGTQVACDGSNINPVALAILNAKLPNGNLAVPSPQVAVPNSGSDASDQLPLGASTYAIPAHYREDQFTVDIDQILTDKNTLAGRFFYARAPETLAFSPNGAANVPGWPTNDLSRNTMFVLADTHVFNSNLLNIARFGYTRFDGLSRVQSPLTAQSIGIGTPTGAMGPALNGPGLMVAGLTIGDAGTPSEWQVTNSFIYQDTIARTTGRHNMRFGAEFRRHEVDVNSPNETDGLLQIPSFDDFLLGQSAAQNGSPFGFSNVGTTQSGGGIFRRNVRFTDFAGFAQDDIKLTRRLTINAGLRYEVFGAPTETGGRLANFDANIAVQGPVPATGTFSGFTVPSNFQSKIPTGVVQNSFAGLWKTPHGDVSPRLGFVWQMTEKPVLVLRGGYGIYFDQHSTGIVESGLSQPPYSTGNIVQGAANGAATLQSPYDPLVLPTSSYPIFVARSSASPLPFTQGADPNIKDGKTEEYNLNVQYAPGHDYLLEVGYVGTWSVHRPGQIEFNQSLLASPQNPINGETTNSVNNVAARQPFQGVPQGSLFAESVFIGNYNSLQTSITKRMAHGFQLQGTYVWSKNLDELNGEGGNDTFETQLPTNDQHHLRQSSYGLAGDDRDQRAVVNFTWVVPRFASTPSLPRYLLSHWEFSGIGLIQSGAALSIFDGNAGSVYGNFNNRAQATGSNPSTHGSLFSRVVGSGRYLDSNAFTRAPEAPDGTSLADQNFGNSSVGLVRGPGQHNLDMAVERIIPVTENKSFRFRAEFFNLTNTPQFGNPNTSLGYSDPTLLNPTASSSFGEITGEQGGPHPRIIQFALKYIY; encoded by the coding sequence TTGAGTGACAATTCTATGACCGCGGGTTGGATGCGGAGATTACTTGCTGGATCAATGATGCTTCTGCTCGTTTTGACGGGCACGTCCTTTGGACAAACTCCAGGGACTGGCGCCATCTCCGGTGTGGTGTATGACCCTTCTGGTCGAGTGATTGCCGATGCGGAGGTGCTTGCGGTGAATGATGCGACCCATCTTTCCCGAACCGTAAGGACGACGTCGGAGGGTCTGTTTCGTCTGCCCCTTCTGCCGCCGGGAACGTATACGGCCACGGTCAAGGCGCCTGGGTTCGCCGAAAAGACATCGCGGTTGATCGAAGTGACCGTGAGCGAGACTGCCTCATTGAATTTGACTCTGGCTCTTCCAACGGCCAGCGCGAGTGTGCAAGTGGCAAGCGGAGACGCCGAGGTGGCCGACCTGGAAAGCTCTACGATTGGAGGTCTGGTAGACAGAGTTGCGATCGAGGCGTTGCCGCTATCAAGTCGCAACTACACGCAAATCCTCGGACTTGCGCCGGGTGTCGTGGTCGATCTCCCGGTCGCGACCGCACTGGGAAACGGGACGCTGAATGTTGCTTCCAACGGAGCGACAGCGACCAACAACAATCTTCAGTTCAACGGCATCGACGCCAATAACCTATACGAAAACTCGGCTTCGAACGCAGAAAGCTCGATCGTTGGCACTGCCATTCCGGCTCCCGATACGATCCAGGAATTCCGTGTGCAAACGGCCAATTTCGACGCGGCATATGGACGTGGGTCGGGAGCGAACGTTGATCTCGTCAGCAAGAGCGGAACGAACGAGTTTCACGGCAGCGCATGGGAGTTTGTGCGTAACAATATCTTCAACGCTAATGACTTTTTCTCGAAGCTGGATGGCCAGCCGCGGGCAGATCTGAAGCAGAACCAGTTTGGCGCATCGACTGGCGGCCCGATCATTCGGGATCGGACGTTCTTTTTTGGGGCATACCAGGGATCGACCGAAGTGAATGGGTTGGGCGATGAACAGAACGATGTTTATCCATTGCTCACCTCTGACCGGTCCGCAGCGGGACTTGGAGCGCAGTTCTGCCCCGCGGGACATCTGGACAGTAAGGGGCAGCCGGCATCGGGCTACCTGACGGTGGCCGGCGGGACGCAGGTTGCCTGCGACGGGTCGAACATCAACCCCGTAGCTTTGGCAATTCTGAATGCGAAGCTCCCAAACGGAAATCTTGCAGTGCCAAGTCCGCAGGTTGCAGTGCCGAACAGCGGCTCGGACGCTTCGGATCAATTGCCTTTAGGGGCCTCGACATATGCGATTCCGGCACATTACCGGGAGGATCAATTCACGGTCGACATCGACCAAATACTTACCGATAAGAACACTCTGGCGGGACGGTTCTTTTATGCGCGTGCTCCAGAGACTCTGGCGTTCTCGCCCAACGGAGCAGCGAATGTTCCAGGCTGGCCCACAAATGATCTGAGCCGTAACACCATGTTCGTGCTGGCGGATACCCACGTCTTCAACTCGAATCTGCTGAACATCGCGCGGTTTGGCTACACCAGGTTTGATGGACTGTCGAGGGTACAGAGTCCTCTCACCGCCCAGTCGATCGGAATAGGCACTCCGACGGGCGCGATGGGGCCTGCGTTGAACGGTCCCGGACTGATGGTCGCAGGTCTTACGATCGGCGACGCGGGCACCCCGTCGGAGTGGCAGGTGACAAACTCGTTCATCTATCAGGATACGATCGCTCGCACCACGGGTCGTCACAACATGCGATTCGGAGCGGAGTTCAGGCGTCACGAAGTAGACGTAAATTCACCCAACGAGACGGACGGATTGCTGCAAATCCCGAGTTTCGATGATTTTCTCCTGGGACAGAGCGCGGCGCAGAACGGCAGCCCATTTGGATTCAGCAATGTTGGGACAACACAGTCGGGAGGGGGTATTTTCCGTCGGAACGTCCGATTCACGGACTTCGCGGGCTTTGCACAGGACGATATCAAGCTGACGCGGCGGCTTACTATAAATGCCGGTCTTCGATATGAGGTTTTTGGAGCACCGACGGAAACCGGTGGCCGGTTGGCGAACTTCGACGCGAACATCGCTGTGCAGGGACCGGTTCCTGCCACGGGAACATTCAGCGGGTTTACCGTGCCCTCGAATTTTCAGAGCAAGATACCGACTGGCGTAGTGCAGAATTCTTTTGCGGGACTGTGGAAGACCCCGCATGGAGATGTTTCGCCGCGACTGGGATTTGTGTGGCAGATGACGGAAAAGCCGGTTCTGGTATTGAGAGGAGGTTATGGAATTTACTTCGATCAGCACTCGACCGGCATTGTGGAGTCCGGATTATCTCAGCCGCCGTATTCGACAGGAAATATCGTACAGGGAGCTGCCAATGGTGCCGCTACCTTGCAGAGTCCTTACGATCCTCTTGTGCTGCCTACTTCCAGTTATCCGATCTTCGTGGCGCGAAGCTCCGCCTCACCTCTTCCGTTCACACAGGGAGCCGATCCGAACATCAAGGATGGGAAAACCGAAGAGTACAACCTGAACGTGCAGTATGCGCCTGGACACGACTACCTGTTGGAGGTGGGATATGTGGGGACGTGGTCGGTGCATCGGCCGGGACAGATCGAGTTCAACCAGTCGCTGCTTGCGAGTCCGCAAAATCCAATCAATGGGGAGACGACGAACTCGGTGAACAATGTCGCTGCGCGACAGCCCTTCCAGGGTGTGCCTCAGGGATCGCTCTTCGCAGAATCGGTCTTCATCGGCAACTACAATTCACTGCAAACCAGCATCACGAAACGGATGGCGCATGGATTCCAACTCCAAGGAACCTATGTGTGGTCGAAGAACCTGGACGAGCTAAATGGTGAAGGAGGGAACGATACCTTCGAGACCCAGCTTCCGACCAACGATCAGCACCATCTGCGGCAATCGTCGTATGGTTTGGCAGGCGACGATCGCGACCAGCGAGCAGTGGTCAACTTCACCTGGGTCGTGCCGAGGTTCGCATCGACCCCGTCGCTGCCGCGCTATCTCCTTTCGCATTGGGAATTCTCTGGCATCGGTCTGATTCAATCGGGCGCTGCACTCAGTATCTTTGACGGAAACGCCGGCTCGGTTTATGGAAACTTTAACAACCGGGCTCAGGCCACAGGGAGCAATCCTTCGACGCATGGGTCGCTGTTCTCGCGTGTGGTTGGAAGTGGACGTTACCTGGACTCGAACGCCTTCACACGTGCACCTGAAGCTCCAGACGGGACAAGCCTGGCAGATCAAAACTTCGGCAACAGCAGTGTTGGACTTGTGAGAGGTCCTGGGCAACACAACCTTGACATGGCGGTCGAACGAATCATTCCAGTGACGGAGAACAAGAGCTTCCGGTTCAGGGCGGAGTTCTTCAACCTCACGAATACGCCGCAGTTCGGCAATCCGAACACCAGTCTGGGCTACAGCGATCCCACACTGCTGAATCCAACCGCGAGTTCTTCCTTCGGCGAGATCACGGGTGAACAAGGCGGGCCACACCCGCGCATTATTCAGTTCGCACTGAAATACATTTACTGA
- a CDS encoding efflux RND transporter periplasmic adaptor subunit — MGLTSLDRETGAGERPECDPRVRQQCTSGTGSHRRDSRDQSRYDSQRFGRRRFDPHQSPRKWTDIAKNVTPGSTISTSTDAFVIGDLSRLWMLASVDAATLSKLRVGQTATITLPDAPDAAYPGRITNLGQEFDPVRGTHRDRAHRQSPSP; from the coding sequence ATCGGTCTCACAAGTCTAGATCGCGAAACAGGAGCTGGTGAACGCCCAGAGTGCGACCCGCGAGTCCGACAACAATGTACATCGGGAACAGGCTCACATCGAAGAGATTCTCGGGATCAAAGCAGATACGACAGCCAGCGATTCGGACGACGCCGATTTGATCCCCATCAAAGCCCCCGCAAGTGGACGGATATTGCAAAGAACGTTACACCCGGCTCAACCATCTCTACTTCCACGGACGCCTTTGTGATCGGTGATCTCAGTCGATTGTGGATGCTGGCCTCAGTCGATGCGGCGACGTTGTCCAAGTTGCGTGTCGGGCAGACCGCCACCATCACACTGCCGGACGCGCCGGATGCGGCCTACCCGGGGAGGATTACAAACCTTGGTCAGGAGTTCGATCCAGTCCGAGGTACGCATCGAGATCGGGCACACCGACAATCGCCTTCGCCCTGA
- a CDS encoding efflux RND transporter periplasmic adaptor subunit — protein sequence MKIKRGVAWICAMSYCLLCGCHSPQQDTKSETTATVEDKGASDEVTLSAQAQTEQKIEAAPVELGTTVVSRRAKGHIALPDNAIWRVGVLAEGRVEKVNFNLGDFVEKGQVLARMHSHDVHETRAAYANAVAERTRLQSAEALAEKNYERSQRLYALKAESVSQV from the coding sequence GTGAAGATCAAAAGAGGAGTCGCATGGATATGTGCGATGTCGTATTGCCTGCTCTGTGGATGCCATAGTCCACAACAGGATACAAAGAGTGAAACAACGGCAACAGTCGAGGACAAAGGCGCGTCGGATGAGGTGACGCTATCGGCGCAAGCACAGACTGAACAGAAGATTGAAGCCGCGCCAGTCGAACTGGGCACCACCGTCGTGAGCCGGCGGGCCAAAGGGCATATCGCTCTGCCGGACAACGCGATCTGGCGCGTGGGCGTCCTCGCTGAAGGCCGAGTGGAGAAGGTCAACTTCAATCTTGGCGACTTCGTCGAAAAGGGCCAGGTGCTCGCCCGTATGCACAGCCACGATGTGCATGAGACCCGCGCAGCTTACGCCAATGCCGTGGCCGAACGCACGCGCCTGCAGTCTGCCGAAGCACTGGCCGAGAAGAACTACGAACGCAGTCAACGGCTCTACGCTCTCAAAGCTGAATCGGTCTCACAAGTCTAG
- a CDS encoding efflux RND transporter permease subunit, which produces MLNRIIDAALSARWIVLMLIVALVAAGGYALYTMPVEAFPDLTNNQVTVVTDAPSMPPTEVEQLVTYPIEQAMMGMPKQQEVHSLSKLGLSIITVVFDDSVSMYFARQMVNERLQQVTDQLPKGIQPQLGLPATAFGELYQYTLSGPLTPMELKDLQEWQIKRQLRTVPGVSEINNWGGEVKQYQITVDPALLTQYGLTLHDVAQRVNENNTNFGGGYIEHNDEQYTLRGEGRAQNVEDIGNIVLLSSRGVPVLLSDVAKVGIGPAPRLGAVLRNGETISGMVIMLKGENGKRVIAAVKEKIKNIHLPAGVKIVPFYDQSSVIDGTIQTVKKNLFEGFILVTVVLFLFLGNVRAALITASIIPLAMLVSFINMRLFGFSANLMSLGAIDFGMIVDGAVVMMENSIRRLEERRKGESGLAAVREAAHDVARPMAFGVIIIIAVYVPIFFLEGLEGRMFRPMAFTVCSALFGALLLALIAIPVFTTFAFGKGLPARSTRISTGWLERLADRYQCLLATVIRHRKATVAVAVLILVAALWSLTVIGTEFMPRLDEGSILIETRKLPGISLTDSVEISKHIEQKLRAFPEIADVVIKIGRPDFATEAMGINEGDTYLLLRPMSEWHRFHSKEELIDAIDKELAKVSGLAYDFTQPMAMRVDETVSGVKADLAIKVFGDDLDTLDSLSVQILRAVSSVRGAADAQIQLTSGVPELTIRVDRGALARYGLDVTDVEQAVEAGASGAVISQLIEGQKRYDIAMRLPESYRVNPQSMQEITLLAPGGAQVKLDQVAQVRVVRAAIEIDREEGQRRMVVMSNVRGRDLGSFVKEVQANVSRQVKLPAGYSIEYGGQFENQQRATRRLMIIIPIVILLIYILLYCTFKSFAQALLVVGNIPFALVGGITALWLRGMNLNLSASVGFIALFGVAMLNGVVLVSSINQAREAGRTTYDAVLAGARRRLRPVLMTACVASFGFIPMALSTSTGAEVQRPLATVVIGGIFTSTLLTLLLLPVLYEWSLRKSILSE; this is translated from the coding sequence ATGTTAAATCGCATCATTGATGCTGCACTCTCCGCTCGCTGGATCGTGCTGATGCTGATTGTCGCTCTGGTTGCGGCGGGCGGATACGCGCTCTATACCATGCCTGTCGAGGCGTTCCCCGACCTCACGAACAATCAGGTGACAGTTGTGACTGACGCTCCGTCCATGCCGCCAACCGAGGTTGAGCAACTCGTTACCTATCCCATCGAACAGGCCATGATGGGGATGCCGAAACAGCAGGAGGTCCACTCTCTGTCGAAACTCGGTCTCTCCATCATTACCGTAGTCTTCGATGATTCCGTATCGATGTACTTCGCGCGGCAGATGGTGAACGAGCGGCTGCAGCAGGTGACAGATCAGTTGCCGAAAGGGATTCAGCCGCAGTTGGGTTTGCCAGCAACCGCATTTGGGGAACTTTACCAATATACCCTCAGCGGTCCCCTGACTCCGATGGAACTCAAGGACCTGCAGGAATGGCAGATCAAGCGTCAGCTTCGCACTGTGCCGGGTGTGAGCGAGATCAACAACTGGGGTGGCGAAGTCAAGCAGTACCAGATCACTGTCGATCCAGCTTTACTGACGCAGTATGGTTTGACGCTCCACGATGTCGCGCAGCGGGTTAACGAGAACAACACAAACTTTGGCGGCGGCTATATCGAGCACAACGATGAGCAATATACTCTGCGCGGTGAAGGTCGTGCACAGAACGTCGAGGACATCGGCAACATCGTCCTGCTATCGAGTCGTGGCGTTCCGGTCCTGCTGAGCGATGTCGCAAAGGTGGGTATCGGTCCGGCGCCGCGTCTTGGAGCGGTGCTGCGCAACGGAGAAACAATCTCCGGCATGGTCATCATGCTCAAGGGTGAGAATGGCAAGCGAGTCATCGCCGCTGTCAAGGAAAAGATCAAAAACATACACCTTCCAGCAGGAGTCAAGATCGTTCCTTTCTATGACCAGTCAAGCGTAATCGACGGCACCATTCAGACCGTCAAGAAAAACCTTTTCGAGGGCTTCATTCTTGTTACGGTCGTACTTTTCCTCTTCCTCGGCAATGTGCGCGCAGCATTGATTACGGCATCCATCATCCCTTTGGCAATGTTGGTCAGTTTCATCAACATGCGCCTCTTCGGTTTCAGCGCCAATCTCATGAGCCTCGGAGCAATTGACTTCGGAATGATCGTGGATGGTGCTGTGGTCATGATGGAAAACTCCATCCGTCGTTTGGAAGAGCGCCGGAAGGGTGAATCCGGACTTGCGGCTGTTCGTGAGGCTGCCCATGATGTAGCCCGGCCAATGGCCTTCGGCGTCATCATCATCATTGCAGTCTATGTCCCCATTTTCTTCCTTGAAGGCCTCGAAGGCCGCATGTTCCGGCCAATGGCCTTTACGGTCTGCTCTGCGCTCTTCGGAGCGCTGCTTTTGGCGCTCATAGCTATCCCGGTATTTACCACGTTTGCCTTCGGCAAAGGTCTGCCTGCCAGGAGCACACGAATTTCCACCGGGTGGCTGGAGCGGCTTGCTGACCGGTACCAGTGTCTGCTCGCTACTGTCATCCGACACCGCAAGGCCACCGTGGCCGTTGCAGTCCTGATTCTCGTTGCGGCTCTGTGGTCGCTCACCGTCATCGGGACGGAGTTCATGCCGCGACTTGATGAAGGCTCGATCCTGATTGAAACGCGCAAGTTGCCTGGCATCTCTCTGACGGATTCAGTAGAAATCAGCAAGCATATCGAACAGAAGCTGCGTGCATTTCCTGAGATCGCCGATGTGGTCATCAAGATCGGTCGCCCGGATTTTGCAACTGAAGCAATGGGCATCAACGAAGGCGATACTTACCTTCTGTTGCGCCCGATGAGTGAATGGCATCGCTTCCACAGCAAAGAAGAGCTAATCGACGCAATCGACAAGGAACTTGCAAAGGTTTCGGGCCTTGCCTACGACTTCACCCAACCGATGGCGATGCGCGTCGATGAGACAGTCTCGGGAGTCAAGGCGGACCTTGCCATTAAAGTCTTCGGAGATGATTTGGATACACTCGATTCGCTTTCAGTGCAAATTCTCCGCGCCGTGTCCAGCGTGCGCGGGGCTGCCGATGCGCAAATTCAACTTACGTCAGGCGTCCCCGAACTCACCATCCGCGTAGACCGTGGTGCCCTCGCTCGCTATGGCCTGGATGTTACCGACGTAGAGCAGGCGGTCGAAGCCGGCGCTTCCGGGGCCGTCATTTCGCAGCTCATCGAAGGGCAGAAGCGATACGACATTGCTATGCGTCTGCCGGAGTCGTACCGGGTCAATCCCCAGTCTATGCAGGAGATCACCTTGCTAGCACCTGGAGGCGCGCAGGTCAAACTTGATCAAGTGGCACAGGTGCGAGTGGTACGCGCAGCCATCGAGATCGATCGTGAAGAAGGGCAACGCCGGATGGTCGTCATGTCTAACGTGCGCGGGCGCGATCTTGGCAGCTTCGTTAAAGAGGTGCAGGCGAACGTTTCACGTCAGGTGAAGCTGCCCGCGGGTTACTCCATCGAATATGGTGGACAGTTCGAGAATCAGCAACGCGCAACCCGGCGATTGATGATCATCATTCCGATTGTTATTCTTCTTATCTATATTTTGCTCTACTGCACATTCAAATCCTTCGCGCAGGCGTTGCTGGTAGTCGGCAATATCCCATTCGCTCTGGTTGGCGGTATTACGGCGCTCTGGCTGCGCGGCATGAACCTGAACCTCTCAGCATCCGTCGGCTTCATCGCTTTGTTCGGAGTAGCCATGTTGAATGGAGTTGTGCTGGTCAGCTCGATCAATCAGGCGCGTGAAGCTGGCCGGACAACTTACGATGCTGTGTTAGCTGGGGCACGACGCAGGCTTCGCCCAGTGCTAATGACAGCCTGCGTTGCGAGCTTCGGTTTCATCCCGATGGCGCTCTCGACATCCACCGGCGCTGAGGTTCAGCGACCACTTGCTACCGTGGTGATCGGCGGTATCTTCACATCAACCTTGTTGACGCTGCTGCTTCTGCCTGTCCTGTATGAGTGGTCTTTGAGAAAGAGCATCCTATCGGAGTAA
- a CDS encoding ferritin-like domain-containing protein, translating to MRTAVNRRSFMKNGLSAAGIGLLANSSSVFADDDDHEEHDRRLTRGDAALLRFAAAAEILETDFWVQYNELAGIQDSEEPSGSGNAAFTAALSVLDSDMAQYVHDNTDDEFTHQNFLNAYLASKGAETIDLERFRTLPGSTATGSSGKLRITNLMQLTLDTSWWTRYRSSTNNPDLDPNFTFPQAIPTLAKGQHTAIPRTDADTADPNFLQAIANTAGFHFPTIEQGGNSLYPAMAQRATSVEVLRILISIGPTETMHFQTWSDKAGNAPPLTAKDPVTGVSVTFPNLNAPPFGGETFQTNLIMPEPCPFLSRKLPPCSIIRPTETRGIAGNVVSFLTAMGLFVGQPPAFFRLLHDLAADADAARRER from the coding sequence ATGAGAACCGCAGTCAATCGGCGTTCGTTCATGAAGAACGGACTGTCCGCAGCCGGCATCGGACTCCTGGCCAATAGCTCATCTGTTTTTGCAGACGATGATGATCATGAAGAACACGATCGCCGCCTCACTCGCGGAGATGCAGCTCTGCTTCGGTTCGCGGCAGCAGCGGAAATTCTGGAGACGGACTTCTGGGTGCAATATAACGAACTGGCTGGTATTCAAGACAGCGAAGAGCCAAGTGGGAGCGGGAATGCAGCCTTCACCGCTGCTCTCTCGGTGCTGGACTCCGACATGGCCCAGTACGTACACGACAATACCGACGACGAATTCACCCACCAGAACTTTCTCAACGCGTATTTGGCTTCCAAGGGAGCAGAAACAATCGATCTTGAACGGTTTCGCACTCTACCGGGTAGCACAGCGACGGGGTCCAGCGGAAAACTACGAATTACAAACCTGATGCAGCTCACCCTCGATACCAGCTGGTGGACTCGCTACCGCAGCAGTACGAATAATCCTGACCTCGATCCCAACTTCACATTCCCGCAGGCGATCCCAACCCTTGCGAAAGGACAGCATACGGCAATACCTCGGACCGATGCCGACACCGCAGATCCAAACTTCCTCCAGGCCATCGCAAATACTGCGGGTTTTCACTTCCCAACAATCGAACAAGGCGGCAACAGCCTCTATCCCGCAATGGCGCAGAGAGCCACTAGCGTTGAGGTCTTGCGAATTCTGATCAGCATTGGCCCCACCGAAACCATGCATTTTCAGACCTGGTCGGACAAGGCGGGCAACGCGCCTCCCCTCACCGCAAAGGATCCAGTCACAGGGGTATCGGTGACTTTTCCAAATCTGAATGCTCCTCCGTTTGGTGGCGAGACTTTCCAGACAAACCTGATCATGCCGGAGCCATGCCCATTCCTGAGCCGCAAGCTCCCGCCATGCTCGATCATCCGTCCCACAGAAACAAGGGGGATTGCCGGGAACGTAGTCAGCTTCCTTACGGCAATGGGGCTCTTCGTCGGTCAACCGCCAGCGTTTTTCAGGTTATTGCACGATCTGGCGGCGGACGCGGACGCGGCCAGACGGGAACGATAA
- a CDS encoding efflux RND transporter periplasmic adaptor subunit, with protein MVRSSIQSEVRIEIGHTDNRLRPEMLASAEFDTGAGIPTILVPQEAIQQVNGQDVDFVRLAADRFQVRAVQTGENVRGNVRILQGLKPGERVVTHGSFIAKSQLLKSSIGD; from the coding sequence TTGGTCAGGAGTTCGATCCAGTCCGAGGTACGCATCGAGATCGGGCACACCGACAATCGCCTTCGCCCTGAGATGCTGGCAAGCGCGGAGTTCGACACAGGGGCCGGCATCCCCACTATCCTTGTGCCGCAGGAGGCGATTCAACAGGTCAACGGCCAGGATGTCGACTTTGTTCGCCTGGCGGCGGATCGATTCCAGGTGCGGGCCGTACAGACAGGCGAAAACGTGCGCGGCAACGTCCGCATCCTCCAGGGATTGAAGCCAGGCGAGCGGGTCGTCACTCACGGCAGCTTCATCGCCAAATCGCAGCTCCTCAAATCCTCGATTGGAGACTAG
- a CDS encoding TolC family protein, which translates to MLSWASFCHGQTVLSVQDAVSYALSHRPELRATNDRTAASERLRSQASLLPNPRFLFRKEDFTDHLNIGENSQTDWEGEQLFETSGKRGGRIAVAQQSIEQSRLQAELERRQIELTVRESYWKSKAAQSLAALYAQDADYFRHVIEYHEARFREGKISEVDLLRVRLQGEQICAAAANARLDSEKALLILAQEMNAAPNSSWALSEDFETLEEPKSLPSGTDAPSLRVEGQLAQQVIAGAEAKTRLQKANGRPDLLFTGGYKRDTNFDSPVAGVQFDLPFFNRNQGAVEAAHAEEEAAREDYRAAHNRLAAELELAQREYEMRRDQYLQTFKPLREQAIEISDISRAAYRAGGLDLLRLIDAERARVDAELSYIRALEGFHLSIAALNYAEGADQ; encoded by the coding sequence ATGCTCTCGTGGGCTAGCTTCTGTCATGGACAGACAGTTCTCTCGGTGCAGGATGCGGTCAGCTACGCGCTCTCACACCGTCCAGAACTGCGAGCGACAAACGATCGCACTGCGGCGTCGGAGCGGCTGCGCTCACAAGCAAGCCTGCTTCCTAATCCCCGCTTTCTATTTCGTAAAGAGGATTTTACCGATCACCTCAACATCGGAGAGAACTCCCAGACCGATTGGGAAGGAGAGCAGCTTTTCGAGACCTCCGGTAAGCGCGGAGGCCGCATCGCCGTCGCGCAGCAGAGTATAGAGCAGAGCCGCCTGCAGGCTGAACTTGAACGGCGGCAGATCGAACTGACGGTACGCGAAAGTTACTGGAAATCAAAGGCTGCGCAATCACTCGCTGCTTTGTATGCCCAGGATGCGGACTACTTTCGGCATGTGATCGAGTATCACGAGGCGCGCTTCCGTGAGGGCAAGATATCGGAGGTGGATCTGTTGCGGGTCCGCCTGCAAGGAGAGCAGATTTGCGCTGCGGCGGCCAATGCAAGGCTCGACTCGGAAAAGGCGCTATTGATACTGGCGCAGGAGATGAATGCCGCCCCGAACAGTTCCTGGGCGCTCTCAGAGGACTTCGAAACGCTGGAGGAACCGAAATCACTCCCATCCGGAACAGACGCTCCGTCGCTTCGAGTGGAAGGCCAACTTGCCCAACAAGTGATTGCCGGGGCGGAAGCAAAGACTCGGCTGCAAAAGGCAAACGGCAGGCCTGACCTGCTCTTCACTGGCGGCTATAAGCGGGACACGAATTTCGATTCTCCGGTGGCCGGAGTTCAGTTCGATCTTCCATTCTTCAATCGAAATCAGGGAGCTGTCGAGGCGGCTCATGCGGAGGAGGAGGCCGCACGAGAAGATTATCGAGCGGCGCACAACAGGCTGGCGGCCGAGCTCGAATTAGCGCAACGAGAGTACGAGATGCGCCGTGATCAGTATCTTCAGACGTTTAAGCCTCTGCGAGAGCAGGCCATCGAAATCTCGGATATCAGCCGGGCCGCATACCGGGCTGGGGGACTCGACCTGCTTCGATTGATCGATGCGGAACGAGCACGTGTGGACGCGGAGCTCAGCTACATACGCGCCCTGGAAGGCTTTCATCTCAGCATTGCCGCACTGAACTATGCCGAAGGAGCGGATCAGTGA